The Ferroacidibacillus organovorans genome window below encodes:
- the speE gene encoding polyamine aminopropyltransferase — protein MELWYTEKQTANYGITAKIKESLHTETSEFQDIAMIDTLEWGRMLVLDGCVMTTDRDEFVYHEMISHVALSAHKNPQKVLVVGGGDGGVIREVIKHPTVTHAVLAEIDGRVIDVSKKYLPAIACALDDPRVSVRVIDGIAHVNESEGEYDVIIVDSTDPIGPAVGLFARDFYEAIYRALRPDGIVVAQTESPFFNGELIARVFGDLSSLFAQTHLYLASIPTYPSGLWSFTIGSKVYDPKTIADLARTSQLVTKYYTPELHAAAFALPRFAKELVTK, from the coding sequence ATGGAACTTTGGTATACGGAGAAACAAACGGCGAATTACGGGATCACGGCGAAGATCAAAGAGTCCCTTCACACGGAGACGAGCGAGTTTCAAGACATCGCGATGATTGACACGCTGGAGTGGGGGCGCATGCTCGTACTTGACGGCTGTGTGATGACAACCGATCGCGACGAATTCGTGTACCACGAGATGATCTCGCATGTGGCGCTTAGCGCGCACAAAAATCCGCAAAAGGTGCTTGTCGTAGGCGGAGGGGACGGTGGCGTGATCCGCGAAGTGATCAAGCATCCGACCGTGACGCACGCCGTGCTCGCAGAGATTGACGGGCGGGTTATTGATGTATCGAAGAAATATCTGCCGGCGATTGCATGTGCGCTTGACGATCCGCGCGTCTCGGTGCGCGTGATTGACGGCATCGCGCACGTCAACGAGAGCGAAGGCGAGTATGACGTGATCATCGTGGACTCAACCGACCCAATCGGGCCTGCAGTCGGTTTATTTGCACGGGACTTTTATGAAGCGATCTATCGCGCGCTGCGCCCGGATGGCATCGTCGTGGCGCAGACGGAGTCGCCGTTTTTTAACGGTGAACTGATCGCGCGCGTCTTTGGGGATCTTTCGTCGCTCTTTGCGCAGACGCACCTCTATCTCGCGTCCATTCCGACCTACCCGAGCGGACTTTGGAGCTTCACGATTGGCAGCAAGGTGTATGATCCAAAAACGATCGCCGATCTTGCGCGGACAAGCCAGCTTGTCACGAAGTATTACACGCCGGAACTGCACGCTGCCGCGTTTGCGTTGCCGCGCTTTGCCAAGGAGTTGGTCACAAAGTGA